The Paracoccus sp. TOH sequence CATCTGCGCGGCGAAGGCGAGCATTGCGCCGGTGCCGGCGATAAAGACGCCGAGCAGGCCAATCGCCACCGCCTCACCCCCGGTCCAAAAAGGGTCAATCTTGTGCAGGGCCGGGCCAAGCCAGCCAGAGCAGCGGGCCAAAAAAGCCCAGAACAAAGGCCGCCCGAAAGCCAAACGCTGCCCAGCGATCGCGTCCCCTGGCTTGGCCAAACAGCCAGATCGACGTCCGCGCTGCCTGAGCCGCCATGGCGCTGCCCCAGAAAAAGAGCAGCAGATAGCCCGCCAACAGCGCCAGTACGGACCAGCCAAACCCTGACAGCATGGCCTCAGCCCTCACGCTCGGGATTGAAGCCCAGCAGGCGGAGCGCGTTCAGCGTGACAAGCACTGTAGCCCCGGTATCGGCAAGGATGGCAATCCAAAGGCCGGTAATCCCCAGCACTGTTGTCACAAGAAAGACCGCCTTCAAACCAAGCGCGATGGTCACGTTTTGCCGAATGTTGGCCATGGCCGCGCGGGCAAGCCGGATCTGTGCGGGAATGTCAGTCACCCGGTCGCGCAGAATGGCCGCGTCGGCGGTCTCCAGCGCCACGTCGGTGCCCGAGCCCATGGCTACGCCAATGCTGGCCTGTTTGAGGGCAGGAGCATCATTGATGCCGTCACCGATCATCATCACGCCGCCCTGTTCGTTCATTTCGCGAATGGCGCTGAGCTTGTCCTCGGGCATCATGTCGGCCTGGAACTGCATGCCCAGACCTTCGGCAATAGCCGCGGCGGTGCGGGGGTTATCCCCTGTCAGAATGGTCGATGTGATGCCCATGGCCGACAACTGGCGCACCGCTTCTGCAGCGTCGGCCCGGGGTTCGTCGCGCATGGCAATAAGGCCAAGCGGGATGCCTTCGCGATAAACGGCCACGGCAGTCTTTCCCTGCTCCTCGAAGATGGTCGCTTGTCGCAGACCGAGTCCATCCAACCCGCCATTCTCGGAGGCATGTCGGGGCGAGGTCACCCAAGCCGGCGCATCCCCCACTGTTGCGACGACCCCCCGTCCTGCCAGTGCGCGTGCATCGCGGGCTGGAAGGGCCGGGACGCCGGCCGTTTCGGCCCTGTTCAAGATAGCCACGGCAAGCGGATGGCTGGATCCGCTTTCGACCCCTGCCGCAACCTCAAGCAGCTGCGCCTCGGTCGTGTGGCCGAACGGAACCAGATCGGTGACTTGCGGGCGGCCATGGGTCAGGGTGCCGGTCTTGTCGAATGCGACCTTCGAGACCTTGGCGGCGGCCTCGATCACAGCGCCCCCCTTCATCAGCAAACCTCGCCGGGCGCCGGTAGAGAGCGCCGATGCGATGGAGGCAGGAACCGAGATTACCAACGCGCAGGGACAGCCAATCAGCAGCAGCGCCAGCCCGCGATAGATCCAGGTGTCCCAGGACTGGCCCAAGACCAGCGGGGGCACCACGACCACAAGGACCGCGACCGCAACGATGGCGGGCATATACCAGCGGCTGAAGCGGTCGATGAAGCGTTCAGTTGGCGCACGCGCCTCCTCGGCTTCTTCGACAAGACGGATGATGCGGGAAATGGTGTTGTCCTGGGCGGCCTTGGTCACGGTGACGCGCAGCACAGCCTCGGTGTTGATCGAGCCCGCAAAGACCCTCTCCCCCGGACCGCGTGTGGCGGGCACGCTTTCCCCTGTTACCGGGCTTTCATCGACACCGGATATGCCTTCGATGATGTCTCCGTCGGCCGGGATCCGATCGCCCGGCCGGATCAGAACGGTCTGGCCCACCTGAAGACTGGCGGCGGCGACTTCGCGTGTCGTGCCGTTTTCCTCCAGCAGCGCTGTTTTTGGAACCAGATCGGCCAGTGCGCGGATGCCGTTGCGAGCCTTGCTTGCGGCGACGCCCTCAAGGACTTCGCCCACGGCAAACAAGAACACAACCAGTGCAGCCTCTTCCGCTGCATTGATGAACAGCGCGCCGATGGCAGCGACTGTCATCAGCCCCTCGATGGTGAAGAACTGGCCGGATCGCGCCGCAGCAAAGGCGCGACGGGCGATCGGGGCAACGCCGATCAGGCAGGCCGCGACGAATGCCCAGGCACCAATGCGAGGCGCGAACAGCTCCACGCCCCAAGCCGCAGCCAGCAGCAGACCGGTGAAGATGACCAGTCTGCCCTTGCCGGTCTGATACCAGTTCTTGCCGCGATCGGCTGGGTCGTCATGGACATGGCCGGGACTGCCATGCCCGGAATGAGCGGCCTCGACCCCAGCGGGACGTACGTGATCATCCGCCTCGTGATTGCCATCGGATGCCGCACCAGGAAGGACGAACTCCTTCTTCTCGGCCCCGCGTGGCTTGATCCCGTATCCCAAAGCTCGCACGGTCTTTTCGACTTGCTCCCGGCCGGTCTTGTTTTCGTCCAGGGTCAGGCGAAGACGTTCGGACATGATGCCCACCTCGACCCCGGTGACTCCCGGCAAACGGGTCACGGCGTTTCTGATCTTGCCTGCACATGATCCGCAATCCATGCCGGACACTGTCCAGTCGCAGACGGTTTCGTCAGCCAGATCCGATTTCGTCATCATTCTCTCCTCCGCCGAAGCAGGGCGGTTGCCATCATCGAATCAGGGTTTTAAGTGCTCTAGCTACTATAGGTTCAAGGAGAATCTTGATGCTGACCATCGGAAAGCTCGGATCGTCGACCGGCGTGAAGATCCCCACGATCCGCTATTATGAGCAGATCGGCTTGTTGCCGGAGGCCGAGCGCAGTCTTGGCAACCAGAGACTTTACACCCACAAGGCGCATGAGCGTTTGGTTTTCATCCGTCACGCACGCGACCTGGGATTTTCGCTGGAGGCAATCCGCGATCTGCTCAGCTTGTCGGACAATCCGGATCAACCCTGCGCCGCAGCGGATGCCATCGCAAGGGCACAGCTTGCCGAAGTCGAAAGCCGCCTTGCCCGACTTGCCGCACTCAAGACAGAGCTGGAGCGCATGGTGGTGCAATGCGCGGGCGACAGGATTTCCGACTGCAGGGTCATTGAAGTCCTCAGCGATCACTCCCAGTGCATCACCGACCACGCGATCGAGGATGCGACTTCCTGACGGAGGCTACGCGTCCTGCGCTGCTCATTGTCTGGTGCGTTAACCGCGCGCGCACCAGGTCCTGTAGCCGGCAAGCTTTGCCCCATTGCGATAGGCCGGAACATTTCCGCATCTCCCTTCCTTGCCGCGACCAACTGACAAATCTGTGATCCCCCCAGATTTGGCTTGAACCTCTAGCTGCTTGAGGTTGCAGAAGGCCCCGACCGGCCGCAACGAGCAGGACAGACAAAAATGATACCTTTCGGACATCGAGTGGACAGATGCTGACGCTCCTCGGGGCTATTCTGGGCGTCTGGCGCGGGATAATCCGCGCCCGCCAACTGGGCGGGAACAGACTGGACATGATCCAGTATGCCAGCGCTCACGCAATTGCTTTCGGAGTGCTGGGAGCATTGGTCGGAATAAGCCTCGGACGTCTTTTCACGCCATGAACCCGGAATGCTGCCGCTTGCTGGCTGTTTCCTGCAGCCAAAGCGACGCTTCCCACATCTGACGGGATATCAGACTTGAAGATCTTGCAAACCCTGCTTCTTGTCGGCGCTGTTGCCGTGACCGCGCCGCTACACGCCGAAACCCTGAGCGAGCCCGCGCCCCTGGCGGGACAAACAGCCAATCTTTCGCAACACGAAGTGGTGGCGGGCGATACGCTGGACGCGATCCTGTCTCGTGCAGGAATAGCCGCAGAAACGCGAAACGAGGCGGCACTGGCCATTGCGGATGTTTTCGACCTGTCGACCTTGACCCCTGGCCAGGTGCTGAGATGGAGCGTGTCGGAAGAGGATCCCGCCCGTTTGGAGCGCCTGTCGTTGTTGATCGAGAACGGGACCGACATTGTTCTCGATTTCAGCAAGCCTCTTGAGGCTGCCTTGGTCAACACTCAGATCCAGGTTCGAGATCGCCGCGAGGCCTTCGTGCTTGTCGGGCCGCTTTATGATGCGCTTGCAGAACGAGAGGCGCCGGAGAGCTTTGCCGTCGATCTTGCTGCGTTCCTGGCGGGACAAGTCGATTTCCGCCGCGACCTGAAGGGCGGAGAACGCGTGGCGCTGATCTGGCAGGAAAGTGCTCTGCCTGACGGAACAATCCTGGGAGAGCCTCGGCTGTCCTATGCCCGGCTGGAGTTGAACGGGCATGTTTACGAACTGGTAGCAGGTCCACCGGACGAACCGGCCATTCTGTTCAAGAATGGCAAGCCGGTGCAACACACCGCTCGACCTGTCATCGGTGCGCGTCTGTCGTCGGTCTTCGGCAAGCGAAAGCACCCGGTTCTTGGCGTAGGGCGAATGCATACCGGGGTAGATTACGCCGCAAAGATTGGCACCCCTGTCAGGGCGACCGGTGCGGGCAGGGTGATTTTTGCAGGAACCATGCGGGGATACGGCCGAACCATCGATATTGACCATGGTGGCGGCGTTGTGACCCGCTATGCCCATTTGTCCCGCTTCGCTCCTGGTATCGAGAAGGGCACTCAGGCGAGCGTGAATGACCATATTGGCGATGTCGGTGCGACGGGCCTCGTGAGCGGGCCGAACCTGCACTACGAAGTTCGTGTCGATGGCCAGCCGACAGACCCCATAGAGGAAGCGCCGGCATTACACGCCATGGCGATCAAGCCAGGCGATCTGTTGATGCTTGCGACGGCAAGGGTCGCGACCGGGTTCTTCATCCGCACGAATGTGGAGAACAAAGGCTGATGGTAGCCGGAGATGGCTGCCGACCGGCAGGACGCCCCAACACGAAGTCAGAGATTATGTTCGATGTTCGACTTGCCCATGCGTGACTCCACGACCTCTCGCGCCGAGACGCTTCTGCTCATCGCCTTCTTGATGGCCTTGGGCGCGACGCTGGGCGCGCTCTTCATTGGTGAGGTGCTGGGGCAGACCCCTTGTATCCTCTGCTGGTATCAACGCATCGCGATGTTCCCGCTGGTGCCGATCCTGGCTGTCGGCCTCTGGCGGGGTGATGCGACAGCAAGGATCTATGCACTGCCGCTGGTCCTGACGGGACTTGCGGTCGCGCTATGGCATTCAGGACTTTACGCCGGGCTGATCCCGGAAGGCGTCAGTCCTTGCACCCAAGACGGGCCATCCTGTTCCGACCGCACCCAGATGACCATCCTGGGACTGCCCATTCCCTATCTTTCGCTCGGTTGCTTTATGGCAATCGCGCTGTGTCTGAACGTCATGAAAGGAAAGCCATCATGAAACGAAGAACCGTCGTTGTAGGAGCCTTGGCTGTGGGCGCAGGCACATTTGCCGGAGGCTCATGGTATGTCACGCGTCAGCGAGAGGCCGAACAGGCCGAAGCTGCGCGCGCCGCCCTGCAAGCACAACCCGAGGCGCTGATCCGGCCCTATTCGCCGATCCTTGGTCCAGCCGATGCGCCAGTGACCCTGGTGGAATTCTTCGACCCTTCTTGCGAGGCCTGCCGAGCTTTTCATCCGGTTCTCAATGAGTTGCGTCGCGAATATCCTGTCCAGCTTCGTGTGGTTTTGCGATACACGCCGTTTCACGAGGGTTCGGATGAGGCCGTGCGTATCCTGGAGGTTGCGCGTCGTCAGAACCTCTTCGAGCCGGTGTTGGACATTCTCTTCGACCAGCAGCCCGCCTGGGCGCTTCATGGC is a genomic window containing:
- a CDS encoding disulfide bond formation protein B, yielding MFDLPMRDSTTSRAETLLLIAFLMALGATLGALFIGEVLGQTPCILCWYQRIAMFPLVPILAVGLWRGDATARIYALPLVLTGLAVALWHSGLYAGLIPEGVSPCTQDGPSCSDRTQMTILGLPIPYLSLGCFMAIALCLNVMKGKPS
- a CDS encoding thioredoxin domain-containing protein: MKRRTVVVGALAVGAGTFAGGSWYVTRQREAEQAEAARAALQAQPEALIRPYSPILGPADAPVTLVEFFDPSCEACRAFHPVLNELRREYPVQLRVVLRYTPFHEGSDEAVRILEVARRQNLFEPVLDILFDQQPAWALHGQPRMDLAWKMAGEAGLDLSRAESERLHPEITGVLNQDMADVQAMQIEGTPTFFVNGERLAKLSIENLRASVSNAISELG
- a CDS encoding M23 family metallopeptidase; protein product: MKILQTLLLVGAVAVTAPLHAETLSEPAPLAGQTANLSQHEVVAGDTLDAILSRAGIAAETRNEAALAIADVFDLSTLTPGQVLRWSVSEEDPARLERLSLLIENGTDIVLDFSKPLEAALVNTQIQVRDRREAFVLVGPLYDALAEREAPESFAVDLAAFLAGQVDFRRDLKGGERVALIWQESALPDGTILGEPRLSYARLELNGHVYELVAGPPDEPAILFKNGKPVQHTARPVIGARLSSVFGKRKHPVLGVGRMHTGVDYAAKIGTPVRATGAGRVIFAGTMRGYGRTIDIDHGGGVVTRYAHLSRFAPGIEKGTQASVNDHIGDVGATGLVSGPNLHYEVRVDGQPTDPIEEAPALHAMAIKPGDLLMLATARVATGFFIRTNVENKG
- a CDS encoding heavy metal translocating P-type ATPase, with translation MTKSDLADETVCDWTVSGMDCGSCAGKIRNAVTRLPGVTGVEVGIMSERLRLTLDENKTGREQVEKTVRALGYGIKPRGAEKKEFVLPGAASDGNHEADDHVRPAGVEAAHSGHGSPGHVHDDPADRGKNWYQTGKGRLVIFTGLLLAAAWGVELFAPRIGAWAFVAACLIGVAPIARRAFAAARSGQFFTIEGLMTVAAIGALFINAAEEAALVVFLFAVGEVLEGVAASKARNGIRALADLVPKTALLEENGTTREVAAASLQVGQTVLIRPGDRIPADGDIIEGISGVDESPVTGESVPATRGPGERVFAGSINTEAVLRVTVTKAAQDNTISRIIRLVEEAEEARAPTERFIDRFSRWYMPAIVAVAVLVVVVPPLVLGQSWDTWIYRGLALLLIGCPCALVISVPASIASALSTGARRGLLMKGGAVIEAAAKVSKVAFDKTGTLTHGRPQVTDLVPFGHTTEAQLLEVAAGVESGSSHPLAVAILNRAETAGVPALPARDARALAGRGVVATVGDAPAWVTSPRHASENGGLDGLGLRQATIFEEQGKTAVAVYREGIPLGLIAMRDEPRADAAEAVRQLSAMGITSTILTGDNPRTAAAIAEGLGMQFQADMMPEDKLSAIREMNEQGGVMMIGDGINDAPALKQASIGVAMGSGTDVALETADAAILRDRVTDIPAQIRLARAAMANIRQNVTIALGLKAVFLVTTVLGITGLWIAILADTGATVLVTLNALRLLGFNPEREG
- a CDS encoding helix-turn-helix domain-containing protein, with protein sequence MLTIGKLGSSTGVKIPTIRYYEQIGLLPEAERSLGNQRLYTHKAHERLVFIRHARDLGFSLEAIRDLLSLSDNPDQPCAAADAIARAQLAEVESRLARLAALKTELERMVVQCAGDRISDCRVIEVLSDHSQCITDHAIEDATS